The window GACGGATGCCGCCATCACCGAATACGGCAGCACGCTGGTGCGCCCGGGGTATGTGGCGTACTGGTCGACGAGGTCCTGCACCTCGGGGAGGATGCGCTCGGCCTCCGGCATGTCGCTGAGGTCACTCAAGGCGCCCCGCTCCATGAAGCGCGCCATCTCCATGTTGTAGTTGAGCAGGCCGAGGTCGGGCGGGTTGCCGCGCAGGAATCCCGCCTGCAGGTTGGACGAGGTGTCGAAGACCACCCGCACGTCGTCCTGCGAGGCGTTGTACTCCGAGATCAACTCCCGGAAGTACGGGATCGCCTCGGGCTTGCTGAGGTGGAATCGCACCTCCGCCGGTCCGCTGCCCCCCGCGCAGGCGGCGAGAGTGGCGGCCACGGCGACGGTGGCAGTCGCGGCGACCGCACGCAGGCGGCCCCTTCGTGAACGCATCGAATCAGACATTCATCGTCCTCCCGCCGGCATCGTTGCTTGGCGTTTCTTCGCGCTTAGGAAGCGTTTTCGACATGGAAGCACAGAGGTCCGCCGAGGTCAACGGACCCGCACGCAACCGCTTCCGTCCCACTATCCTGTGGCGCATGGATGTGCCGCAGCCGGTCGTGAACATGGCCGACGTCGCGCAGCGCGCGGGCGTCGGGATGGCCACGGTGTCCCGTGCGCTCAGCGGCGCCTACGGCGTATCGGATACGACCAGGCGGCGCATCCGCGACATCGCCGAGGAGATGGGGTACGTCGTGCACCCCGAGGCATCCCGCCTCGCGCGCGGCGGGACCGGGCGGGTGGCGGTGCTCCTCCCCCACGCCTCGCGGTGGTTCTTCGGTGCCGTCATCGAGGGAATCGAGCGGGAGCTGCGACGCGCCGACGTGGACGTGCTGCTCTACCAGGTGCCGGATGCCGACGGGCGACACGGTTTCTTCCGCGACCTGCCGACCCGACGAAAAGTGGATGCCGTCATCGTCGTCGGCATGCCGGTGGACGACGACGAGCGGCGAGCGCTCGAGGCACTGCAAGTACAGGTCGTCTCGGTCAGCGGGCAGCTGACCACTTTCCCATTCGTCCGCATCGACGACATCGAGGCATCGCGTCAGGCGGCCGCCCACCTGCTGTCCCTCGGGCACCGGCGGATCGCGATGATCGAGGCGGTGCCGCCGTCGATCCCGGAGTGGTTCATCGACATCGGCCGCTCCGACGGCTTCCGCGCGACGCTGGCCGCCGCCGGCGCACCGCTGGACCCCGCACTGACCGTGCGCATCCCCTGGGACATCGAGGCTGCGGCCCTCGCGATGGGCGGCCTGCTGAGCCTGCCCGAGCCGCCCACCGCGGTGTTCGCCCACTCCGACGAGCTCGCGTTGGCCGCCATTCGCACAATCCGCCGCGCCGGGTTGCGTGTCCCCGAGGACATCTCCGTCATCGGCATCGACGACCATCCGCTCGCCGCCCTCACCGACCTGACCACGATCGCCCAACCGGCTGCCCACCAGGGTGCCACCGCAGCCCGCATGACCCTCGCCCTCCTCGCCGGCGAGCCGGTGGATCGGGCGGTGACGGTGCCGACCATGCTTGTTCCCCGCCGCAGCACCGCTGCGCCGAAGTGACGATGTCCGGGGCCGCAAGCAGGCGGGTGCGCGAAGTGCAACCCCTGCGAACACCCAGACAGAGTGAGGTAAAACCCTTAGAAGGAGATACGTACCGAACTCTCCCGTAGGAGGACCTGTGCCCGGCAATGCCACCGCTCGTTTCGACAACGTCGCGCTGCTCTCCGTTGCGAGCGTCCTTCCCGGTCGCGTAACGACCTCGGATGAGATCGAGGCCCGACTCGCGCCCTCGCTCAAGCGCCTGAAGCTCCGCAGCGGTCTGCTCAAGCGCGTCGCCGGTGTGCGAGAGCGCCGCAACTGGGCCGCGGGGGAAACCGTCGACCTCGCCACGATCACCGCGGGCCGCCGGGCCCTCGCCGAGGCAGGTGTCAGCCCCTCAGACGTCGGGCTCCTGATCAACACCTCGGTCACGCGCACGAACCTCGAGCCCTCCGTCGCGGTGGCGCTTCACCATGGCCTGGACCTGCCGAGTTCCGCCATCAACTTCGACATCGCCAACGCCTGCCTGGGCTTCATCAACGGCATGTCGCTCGCGGCGACGATGATCGACTCCGGCCAGATCCGCTACGCGATCGTGGTCGCCGGTGAGGACGCCGATGAGATCCAGGTCAACACGATCGAGCGCCTCCTGCAGACCGAGAGCGGTCGTGACGACTTCATGAGCGAGTTCGCGTCCCTCACGCTCGGCTCCGGTTCCGCCGCGGCCGTGCTGGGGCGCGCCGACGAGCACCCCGGTGGCCACCGCATCCTCGGCGGCGTGACGCGTGCCGCGACCCAGTTCCACCGGCTCTGCGTCGGCAGCGTCGACGGCATGTTCACCGACGCCAAGGCCCTCCTCAAGGGCGGCCTCGCGCTCGTCGTCGATGCGTGGAAGGAAGCGGCGAACGAGTGGGACTGGAAGTCGATGAACCGCTACGTCACGCACCAGGTCTCCTCGATCCACACCAACGCCATCGTGAAAGCGGTGGACCTCGATCACTCCCGCGTGCCGACCACGTTCCCCCGCTTCGGCAACATCGGCCCGGCATCCGTTCCCATCACCCTCGCCGAGGAGCAGTCGAGCCTGCGCAAGGGCGACCGGGTGCTGCTCATGGGCGTCGGCTCCGGGCTCAACACCGCCATGATGGAACTCGCCTGGTGAGCGACGCCGTCGGGCAGGCGCTCGCGGGGCTGCCTGGCCTCGACACCCACTGCAGCCGTACCCGGCTCGTGCTCGACCGGCGAACGGATGCCACGCACGAGTGGCACTACCTCGACAGCGGCGCCGAACTCGAGCGTCTCGGCGTCGACGTCGCCGGCACGATCCTCGCGGTGCACGGCAACCCGACCTGGTCGTATCTCTGGCGCGGCCTCGTCTCGGCTTCGCTGCGTGCGGCCGAGGAGGGGCAACCGGCCTGGCGTGTGATCGCCGTAGACCAGCTCGACATGGGCTTCTCGGCGCGCACCGGTGCACCCCGCCCCCTCGCGCAGCGCGTGCGCGACCTCGCCGACTTCACGGACTCGCTCGGCCTTCAGGGGCCGGTCGTCACCCTCGGCCACGACTGGGGCGGCGTGGTCTCGCTCGGCTGGGCGGTCGACCACCCCGCGCTCCTGGCCGGAGTCATCGCGCTCAACACCGCCGTGCACCACCCGGCCGACGAGCCGATCCCCGCCCCACTGCGCGTTGCCGGCACACGCGGTGTGCTCGCGGCATCCACCGTCGCCACCCCCGCGTTCCTCGAGACGACGCTGTCGCTGGCCCACCCCGCGCTCGACCCCGACGTGAAGGACGCCTACCGCGCGCCGTACCGCACCGCCGGCCGCCGGCAGGGCATCGGCGCCTTCGTCGCGGACATTCCGGTGGATGCCGCACACGAGAGCTTCGACGAACTGCAGCGCATCGCGTCGGGCGTCGCCGACCTCGACGTGCCGGCACTGCTGCTGTGGGGCCCGGCGGACCCGATCTTCAGCGACCGCTACCTCGACGACCTCGTCGACAGGATGCCGCACGCCGACGTGCACCGCTTCGAAGGCGCCGGCCACCTGATCGCCGAGGACCGACCGTACGCCGATGCGATCCTCACGTGGCTGGGCGACAACGCCGCGCGCCTGACCGGCGATGACGGCGAAGCGCCGGAGCCCGCCGACGACGACAGCCCCGCGGGCTTCAGCCCCTTGTGGGCCGCCCTCGACGGCCGCCGCGACGATGACGACGTCGCCATCATCGACATGGCCACCCGCGGCGGCGGCGAGCGCCGCGTCACCTGGCGGCAGCTCGATGACCGGGTGCGGTGCCTGGCCGCCGGCTTGGCGCGCATCGGGGTGCGCAAGGGCCAGCGCGTCTCGGTGCTCGTCCCGCCGGGGCCCACGCTCACCGCGGTGGTCTACGCGTGCCTGCGGATCGGCGCCGTCGTGGTCGTGGCCGACGCCGGGCTCGGGGTGCGCGGGCTTTCCCGCGCCGTGCGCGGCGCCTGGCCCGACGTCGTCATCGGCGAGCTGCCGGGCCTGGCCGCCGCTCGCGCGCTGGGGTGGCCCGGCATCCACATCTCCGTACCTCGGCTGCCGACGGCATCCGCCAAGCTCCTCGGCGTCTCCCACGACCTGTCCTCGGTCGCCGCTCTCGGGGCGGGGGCCCCGCTGCCGGACGCGCCGGCGCCCGACGACCCCGCCGCGATCCTCTTCACGTCCGGGTCGACCGGACCGGCGAAGGGCGTCGCCTACACACATCGCCAGCTCTCCGCGCTCCGCGACGTGCTCGCCGCCCACTTCGAGGTGACCGGCGACACCGGGCTGGTCACCGGTTTCGCGCCGTTCGCCCTGCTCGGCCCGGCGCTCGGCACCCGCTCGGCGACCCCCGACATGGACGTCTCCGCGCCCCGCACCCTCACAGCGCGAGCGGTGGCCGCCGCTGTGCGCGCCTCCGACGCCCGGATCGTGTTCCTTTCGCCCGCGGCAATCCTCAACGTCGTCGCGACGGCCGATGCGCTGTCGGACGACGATCGGCGCGCGCTCGCGCGGGTGCGCACGTTCCTCTCCACCGGTGCCCCGGTGGGCGAGTCGCTGCTGGCGGCCGCGGCCGAGCTCATGCCGAACGCCGAGCCGCATACCCCCTACGGCATGACCGAGTGCCTGCTCGTCACCGATGTGACCCTGGACGGCATCCGCGCGGTGGCGGATGCCGCCGACCGCGGCGTCTGCGTCGGGTCGCCGATCGGCACGAATCAGGTGCTGATCAGTGCACTGGATGCCGACGGACGCGCCACCGGCCCCCTGAGCGCGGAGCCCGGTGTGCTCGGGGAGGTCGTGGTGTCCGCGCCGCACCTGAAGACGTCGTACGACCGGCTCTGGCTGACCGACCGCCAGGCCGTCCTCGACACTCCCGCCGCCGGGCGGTGGCACCGCACCGGCGATGTCGGGCACCTCGACGCAGAGGGGCGGCTGTGGATCGAAGGCCGACTCCCCCACGTGCTGGCCACAGCGGACGGCCCGGTCGCTCCGGTCGGGCCCGAGCAGGACCTCGAGGGGTCCGACCAGGTGCGGCGTGCCGCGATCGTCGGCATCGGCCCACACCGGCTGCGGCAGGCGGTCGCCGTCGTCGAAACGGTTCCGGCCGTTGCCCGCCCCGGTCTTGCGTCGCCTGAGTTGACGGCGGACCTCCGGCAGCGCACAGACCTGCCTCTCGTTGCGGTGCTGACCGTGCCGCAACTGCCCACCGACATCCGTCACAACTCCAAGATCGACCGCACACGGCTGTCGGAGTGGGCCGAACGCACGCTCGCCGGCGGACGGATGGGCCGGCCGTGATCGTCGCGGTCACGGGAGCGTCCGGATACCTCGGGCGCGCGGTCGCCGCGGAGCTCGTCGCCGCGGGGCACGAGGTGCGGGCGTTGCAGCGACGTCCCAGTCGCGTCGACGGGGTCACCGACGTGCTCGGGTCCGTCACCGATCCGCAGGCCGTCGCCCGGGTGGTGGACGGTGCCGAGGGTGTCGTCCACCTGGCCGCCAAGGTCTCGCTGGCGGGTGACCCGGCCGAGTTCCACAAGGTCAACGTCGAGGGCACGCTCGCGTTGCTCGATGCGGCCGCGCACGCCGGGGCTTCCCGCTTCGTGCAGGTGTCCTCCCCCTCCGTGGCGCACACCGGCACTGCACTGGCCGGGGTCGGGGCCGAACCGGCATCCCCCGTCCACGCCCGCGGGGAATACGCGCGGACGAAGGCCGAGGCCGAGCTGATCGCCCTCGATCGCGATTCCCCCGGGATGCGGGTGGTGGCCGTTCGCCCCCACCTGGTCTGGGGGCCGGGCGACACCCAGCTGGTCGGCCGCATCGTCGACCGCGCGCGGCGGGGGCGCCTGCCGCTCCTCGACGGTGGGCGGGCGCTCATCGACTCCACCTACATCGACAACGCTGCCACCGGCATCGTGGCGGCCCTGCACCGCGCCGACGAGGCGCACGGCCGCGCGTTCGTCATCACGAACGGCGAACCGCGACCGGTCGGCGAACTGCTGGCGGGCATCTGCCTCGCGTCCGGCGTCACCCCGCCGCGGTGGAGCGTGCCGTCGGGCCTCGCCCGCGCCGCCGGGTCGCTCATCGAGCGGGCGTGGGCGCTGCGCCCCGGAGCGGACGAGCCCCCGATGACGCGGTTCCTGGCCGAGCAGCTGTCGACGGCGCACTGGTTCGACCAACGCGAGACGCGCCGTGCGCTCGCGTGGGCACCGTCGGTGAGCATCGACGAGGGCCTCCGTCGCCTTGCGGCGCACTCCGCGTCCTGACCGGCCTTGTTCCCCGCGACAGCGCCGCTAGGCTGGCGCCACCGAGCAGTTCCTGATCCCACATCCAAGGTGGTGATGGTGTGCCGTACTTCGTCATCGAGCGAACCTTCGACGATCCGATCCTGGTGCCTGTGGAGGCCGCAGGCGAGATCAACCTCATCAATGACGAGGAAGACGTGCGGTGGGTGTTCTCGTATCTCTCCCTCGACCGCACCAAGACGTACTGCCTCTATGAGGCGTCGTCGGCAGATGCGATCCGCGCGGCTGCGGAGCGGGCAGGACTTCCGGCCGACAGCGTGATCGAAGTCGCCGGGCGGGTCATGCCGACCGGACGGCTCGTCGCAGCGGAGGAACCGCGCCGCTAGAGCAGGCCCACGTCCCTCGCGTAGCGGACCGCATGGGCTCGGTTGGAGCTCGCGGTCTTCGTGAGGATGCTCCTCATGTGGTTGGCGACGGTGTGCTCGCTGAGGAACAGCCGCTCTGCGATCTCGCGATTGGTCAGCCCCTCGTCGATCAGGACGAGGATCTCGATCTCGCGGGGGGTCAGCCTGTCGGCACGTCCGCGCAACCTCGCATCGTGATCGACGACGCGCAGCACGCGTGCCCAGCCGGCGGCGGTGGCTTCGGCGCGGACGCGTTCCGCGAGCAGGCGTGCCTCTTTCGAGCGAGCGTCGCGCGAGACCAGCCATCGCGCCCTGGCCGTGCGGGTGTGCGACGCATGAAGCGCTGCGCCGACCCCGCCCTCCAGGGCAAGGGCGGCGTCGAAGGATGCACCCGGGTCGCCGACATCCAACAGCGCATCGACCTGTCCCAGGTACCGGTCGGCCGATCCGAAGCAGGAGACGAAGTACCCCGACATGAGGTTCAAGCCGCTGTACTCGGTGATCAGTGGTCGCAGCCGTGCCGCCGCGTCTCGATCCCCCAAGTGCACGACTGCTTCCGAAAGGAGCGCCAGAACGGCGGGCCACTCGGCCGATTCATGTGCCACCGGGGTGTCCCGGTCAAGAATCCAGGCCAGCATCCGCGCTGCGGGTCTCGTCATCTCGAACTCGGTGTATAGGCCGAGGAGCCCCGGACCCCAATGCTGTTGGGGTGATTCAGTCCCGGTGATGATTTCCCGCACGTGCCCGAGCTGGCCGAGTTCGCGCTTGATCATGTACAGCTGCTGCGCGGCGACGCTGGAGGAGGCATCCGAGCGGAACCCCGCCTCCGTCTTCGCCGCCCGCCGGTACGCACTCCTCGCCTCGTCTAGGCGACCGGCTACGAAGTGCCGGCCGTAGGCCACGCAGTCACGCCAGTAGTGCCAGTAGCTTCCCTCGTGAGCGGCGGCCGTCGTCAAGGCCGACTCCGCATCATCCAGCCCGGCAGGATCCCCCAGGAGATAGGCCGCAGCGGCTCCGTAGAAGGGAGCTGCGTACAGCCACTCGGCGAGGCCTCCGGACGTGCTCGCTCGCTCACCCCCGGTGGTCCAGATCTCGCCGGCGCGTTCGTAGGCCTCCTGCAGGATCTGGGGCCGGAAGCTGTGGAGATATCCTCGCCGCATCACCCGCAGCAACAACTCTTCGTCTCCCGTCGCCCGCGCCTGTTCGGTCGCCTCGGCCGCCAGCGCCAGCGCGTCGCCGGGGCGCCCCGACAGCGACATCGCCCGCGCGAGCGCGGCCCGCGCTTCGATCCGCTCCGCGCGAGAACCGGCCTCGGGGGCGAAATCCAAGGCGCGCGTCAGAAGTTCAGCCGCCCGCGCTCCGGGCAGCCCCGGCCGCCAGGCCGCCTCTTCGTATTCGATCGCGCCTCGCAGTCGATCGTTCGGGGCGCCGGATTCGCAGACCCGCTCCGCGAGTGAGCGTGCCCTGGCGAAGTCGGCTGCAAGCCGCCAGTGCTGTGCCGCCGACAGGAGCAGCTCGTCGCGGCGGGTCGGCAGCTCGCACAGGTCCGCCGCTCGCTCGAACAGGCGCGCGGCCTCCTCGTAGGCGATTCTCGATGCGGCGAGCTCTGCCGCCGCGGCGGTGTTCGCTATGGCCTGCTCCCGGAATCCCAGCGTGATGGCATGGGCGTAGTGATAGGCAAGGCGCTGCGTGACGCGGGCGGGCGTCGGCATGCGCTGCTCGAGCATCGCAGCCGCGCGAGCGTGCAGCGCCGGCCGTTCTCGCGCCGGGACGCCGTCGAGAATGGCCTGCCGCGCGATCGCGTGGGGGAAGCGCAGGTCCTCGCCGGGGCCATGGGGCACCTCCAGCAGCCCGGCCGCCAGGGCACGGTCAAGAGCGTCGA is drawn from Microbacterium sp. zg-B96 and contains these coding sequences:
- a CDS encoding AAA family ATPase; its protein translation is MRAWEPPLLPSSWHSSEHPPFVAREAELDAILAVWPDVVRGSVHSVFVTGEPGIGKTRLIAEAATRLSERGAAVFAGSCVAEFGAPFEPLDVPLRRLLELVRGATAADSSSRLIRRAIAPDKPSPAAQEADLADQLRLAAAIVDLLRQAAQSHSIVLVLDDLHWADETALRLLPRLIVGVEDSPVLVLGGVRSTHPDRSVTVDRVLANLSSFEGVRKISLRAMSADDVLAYVRTRLVAPEGEMHEVAMRLSFLTGGNPFLLREAWRYAGEITDPGVTAITLPESINDLLYARLHSIDAEQRRLLESAAILGMDVVPDELSAVSGEPPDIVLDALDRALAAGLLEVPHGPGEDLRFPHAIARQAILDGVPARERPALHARAAAMLEQRMPTPARVTQRLAYHYAHAITLGFREQAIANTAAAAELAASRIAYEEAARLFERAADLCELPTRRDELLLSAAQHWRLAADFARARSLAERVCESGAPNDRLRGAIEYEEAAWRPGLPGARAAELLTRALDFAPEAGSRAERIEARAALARAMSLSGRPGDALALAAEATEQARATGDEELLLRVMRRGYLHSFRPQILQEAYERAGEIWTTGGERASTSGGLAEWLYAAPFYGAAAAYLLGDPAGLDDAESALTTAAAHEGSYWHYWRDCVAYGRHFVAGRLDEARSAYRRAAKTEAGFRSDASSSVAAQQLYMIKRELGQLGHVREIITGTESPQQHWGPGLLGLYTEFEMTRPAARMLAWILDRDTPVAHESAEWPAVLALLSEAVVHLGDRDAAARLRPLITEYSGLNLMSGYFVSCFGSADRYLGQVDALLDVGDPGASFDAALALEGGVGAALHASHTRTARARWLVSRDARSKEARLLAERVRAEATAAGWARVLRVVDHDARLRGRADRLTPREIEILVLIDEGLTNREIAERLFLSEHTVANHMRSILTKTASSNRAHAVRYARDVGLL
- a CDS encoding NAD-dependent epimerase/dehydratase family protein; amino-acid sequence: MIVAVTGASGYLGRAVAAELVAAGHEVRALQRRPSRVDGVTDVLGSVTDPQAVARVVDGAEGVVHLAAKVSLAGDPAEFHKVNVEGTLALLDAAAHAGASRFVQVSSPSVAHTGTALAGVGAEPASPVHARGEYARTKAEAELIALDRDSPGMRVVAVRPHLVWGPGDTQLVGRIVDRARRGRLPLLDGGRALIDSTYIDNAATGIVAALHRADEAHGRAFVITNGEPRPVGELLAGICLASGVTPPRWSVPSGLARAAGSLIERAWALRPGADEPPMTRFLAEQLSTAHWFDQRETRRALAWAPSVSIDEGLRRLAAHSAS
- a CDS encoding alpha/beta fold hydrolase, yielding MLDRRTDATHEWHYLDSGAELERLGVDVAGTILAVHGNPTWSYLWRGLVSASLRAAEEGQPAWRVIAVDQLDMGFSARTGAPRPLAQRVRDLADFTDSLGLQGPVVTLGHDWGGVVSLGWAVDHPALLAGVIALNTAVHHPADEPIPAPLRVAGTRGVLAASTVATPAFLETTLSLAHPALDPDVKDAYRAPYRTAGRRQGIGAFVADIPVDAAHESFDELQRIASGVADLDVPALLLWGPADPIFSDRYLDDLVDRMPHADVHRFEGAGHLIAEDRPYADAILTWLGDNAARLTGDDGEAPEPADDDSPAGFSPLWAALDGRRDDDDVAIIDMATRGGGERRVTWRQLDDRVRCLAAGLARIGVRKGQRVSVLVPPGPTLTAVVYACLRIGAVVVVADAGLGVRGLSRAVRGAWPDVVIGELPGLAAARALGWPGIHISVPRLPTASAKLLGVSHDLSSVAALGAGAPLPDAPAPDDPAAILFTSGSTGPAKGVAYTHRQLSALRDVLAAHFEVTGDTGLVTGFAPFALLGPALGTRSATPDMDVSAPRTLTARAVAAAVRASDARIVFLSPAAILNVVATADALSDDDRRALARVRTFLSTGAPVGESLLAAAAELMPNAEPHTPYGMTECLLVTDVTLDGIRAVADAADRGVCVGSPIGTNQVLISALDADGRATGPLSAEPGVLGEVVVSAPHLKTSYDRLWLTDRQAVLDTPAAGRWHRTGDVGHLDAEGRLWIEGRLPHVLATADGPVAPVGPEQDLEGSDQVRRAAIVGIGPHRLRQAVAVVETVPAVARPGLASPELTADLRQRTDLPLVAVLTVPQLPTDIRHNSKIDRTRLSEWAERTLAGGRMGRP
- a CDS encoding LacI family DNA-binding transcriptional regulator — its product is MEAQRSAEVNGPARNRFRPTILWRMDVPQPVVNMADVAQRAGVGMATVSRALSGAYGVSDTTRRRIRDIAEEMGYVVHPEASRLARGGTGRVAVLLPHASRWFFGAVIEGIERELRRADVDVLLYQVPDADGRHGFFRDLPTRRKVDAVIVVGMPVDDDERRALEALQVQVVSVSGQLTTFPFVRIDDIEASRQAAAHLLSLGHRRIAMIEAVPPSIPEWFIDIGRSDGFRATLAAAGAPLDPALTVRIPWDIEAAALAMGGLLSLPEPPTAVFAHSDELALAAIRTIRRAGLRVPEDISVIGIDDHPLAALTDLTTIAQPAAHQGATAARMTLALLAGEPVDRAVTVPTMLVPRRSTAAPK
- a CDS encoding 3-oxoacyl-ACP synthase III, with amino-acid sequence MPGNATARFDNVALLSVASVLPGRVTTSDEIEARLAPSLKRLKLRSGLLKRVAGVRERRNWAAGETVDLATITAGRRALAEAGVSPSDVGLLINTSVTRTNLEPSVAVALHHGLDLPSSAINFDIANACLGFINGMSLAATMIDSGQIRYAIVVAGEDADEIQVNTIERLLQTESGRDDFMSEFASLTLGSGSAAAVLGRADEHPGGHRILGGVTRAATQFHRLCVGSVDGMFTDAKALLKGGLALVVDAWKEAANEWDWKSMNRYVTHQVSSIHTNAIVKAVDLDHSRVPTTFPRFGNIGPASVPITLAEEQSSLRKGDRVLLMGVGSGLNTAMMELAW
- a CDS encoding DUF4242 domain-containing protein, encoding MPYFVIERTFDDPILVPVEAAGEINLINDEEDVRWVFSYLSLDRTKTYCLYEASSADAIRAAAERAGLPADSVIEVAGRVMPTGRLVAAEEPRR